One Streptomyces sp. CNQ-509 DNA window includes the following coding sequences:
- a CDS encoding MarR family winged helix-turn-helix transcriptional regulator: MLTVNISTGFLVWHLNLRWRTAIDRALAPLGLTSSQYGVLVSLSAFSAGGARPRQRELADFIGLEPMHVSKLALERAGLVQRTGHPGDTRAVQLTVTERGAELVTAARAEVLRIEEQRLAPLGGRHSEQSAALTDMLLTPLRHAETLTSEPEQPTSHTQAQDEELS; the protein is encoded by the coding sequence TTGCTTACGGTAAACATTTCCACGGGCTTCCTGGTCTGGCACCTGAATCTCCGCTGGCGGACGGCGATCGACCGGGCCCTCGCGCCGCTGGGACTGACGTCGTCGCAGTACGGCGTCCTGGTCTCACTCTCCGCGTTCTCGGCCGGCGGAGCCCGTCCGCGGCAGCGGGAACTGGCCGACTTCATCGGGCTGGAGCCGATGCACGTCTCCAAGCTGGCGCTGGAGCGGGCGGGGCTGGTGCAACGCACCGGCCATCCAGGCGACACCCGGGCAGTGCAGCTCACCGTGACCGAACGCGGCGCCGAGCTGGTCACCGCCGCCCGGGCAGAGGTCCTCAGGATCGAGGAACAGCGGTTGGCTCCCCTCGGCGGGCGCCACAGCGAGCAGAGCGCGGCGCTCACCGACATGCTGCTGACTCCGCTGCGCCACGCCGAGACCCTCACCAGCGAACCGGAACAGCCCACCTCGCACACACAGGCACAGGACGAGGAGCTCTCATGA
- a CDS encoding oxygenase MpaB family protein, with product MTTETTGTAGGAPLFGPESKFSGFFDDPRWALAIIRATVLEAAHPQIGAALVDNSVFVAHPWRRLRNTFLSMRRMFGADPAVREREAARLNRLHARMSGSDSRGRAYDAMDRAIRAWVVATLFESAVTMCRLSGQPLGQDTMERMYAEYRAFLAALDGDAAELPEELNDFWPYFDRVVENELENTEAARVILYRLFDHLPAPALLDGAPALWAAGRAVAGPLIGAITVASLPEPYRRRAGLPETPGAATLMQGAYLAAGLTRFLPEGWINAESIIETLSLPPGSDDPRARTVSALRARMNRASALLRLLTPLGGGTGPGPAPSAATAEHRRSAEEFFLRVLDQTGDGHLDWPDLAAMARELSTRLDLDEPEEARLYDAFAAWWRELQAALDTDGDGRVSAEEYATAVPSLAGPALIRVAEVLFDATDKDGSGSIDAEEYRTLFRTAFHRDLTTTDGTYGRSAFVGDFLSFMAGRRAGTPYDPLLADT from the coding sequence ATGACCACCGAAACCACGGGAACGGCCGGCGGGGCGCCCCTGTTCGGCCCGGAATCGAAGTTCAGCGGCTTCTTCGACGACCCGCGCTGGGCCCTGGCCATCATCCGCGCCACCGTGCTGGAGGCGGCTCACCCGCAGATCGGCGCCGCCCTCGTCGACAACTCGGTCTTCGTCGCCCACCCCTGGCGCCGGCTCCGCAACACCTTCCTCAGCATGCGGCGCATGTTCGGCGCCGACCCGGCGGTACGCGAACGGGAGGCCGCCCGGCTCAACCGGCTGCACGCCCGCATGAGCGGCTCCGACTCCCGCGGCCGCGCCTACGACGCGATGGACCGCGCGATCCGCGCCTGGGTGGTCGCCACCCTCTTCGAGAGCGCCGTCACCATGTGCCGGCTGAGCGGCCAGCCGCTCGGCCAGGACACGATGGAGCGGATGTACGCCGAGTACCGCGCGTTCCTCGCCGCGCTCGACGGCGATGCCGCGGAACTCCCCGAGGAGCTGAACGACTTCTGGCCGTACTTCGACCGGGTCGTCGAGAACGAGCTGGAGAACACCGAGGCGGCCCGCGTCATCCTCTACCGGCTCTTCGACCACCTGCCCGCGCCCGCGCTGCTCGACGGCGCACCGGCACTGTGGGCGGCCGGGCGCGCCGTCGCCGGTCCGCTCATCGGCGCGATCACCGTGGCCTCGCTCCCCGAGCCGTACCGGCGCCGGGCCGGCCTGCCCGAGACGCCGGGCGCCGCCACCCTCATGCAGGGCGCCTACCTCGCCGCGGGGCTCACCCGCTTCCTGCCCGAGGGCTGGATCAACGCGGAGAGCATCATCGAAACCCTCTCGCTCCCGCCCGGCAGCGACGACCCCCGCGCCCGTACCGTGTCCGCCCTGCGCGCCCGGATGAATCGGGCTTCGGCCCTGCTCCGGCTCCTCACCCCCCTGGGCGGCGGCACCGGCCCCGGCCCGGCGCCTTCGGCGGCGACGGCAGAGCACCGGCGTTCGGCGGAGGAGTTCTTCCTCCGGGTGCTGGACCAGACCGGCGACGGCCACCTCGACTGGCCCGACCTCGCCGCCATGGCACGCGAACTCTCCACCCGCCTCGACCTGGACGAACCCGAGGAGGCCCGGCTCTACGACGCCTTCGCCGCCTGGTGGCGCGAACTCCAGGCCGCCCTCGACACGGACGGCGACGGCCGCGTCAGCGCCGAGGAGTACGCCACCGCCGTCCCCTCCCTCGCCGGACCCGCGCTCATCCGGGTCGCCGAGGTCCTCTTCGACGCCACCGACAAGGACGGCAGCGGAAGCATCGACGCGGAGGAATACCGAACCCTCTTCCGCACCGCCTTTCACCGCGATCTCACCACCACCGACGGCACCTACGGCCGCAGCGCCTTCGTGGGCGACTTCCTCTCCTTCATGGCGGGCCGCCGCGCCGGCACCCCGTACGACCCCCTCCTCGCCGACACCTGA
- the uppS gene encoding polyprenyl diphosphate synthase, protein MRAGPRHVACVMDGNGRWAQQRSLPRTAGHRAAEAAVIDVIEAARTAGVEWLSLYAFSTENWIRPGTEVEFLMRLVRRVVRTHAPLLLARGIRCRFLGVADPRIPRALARDFYDLAELTAGNRGMTLTVAFDHGGRRDIVEAARSLIRSGTPADEVTERLFADHLPFPDTPNVDLVIRTSGEQRISNFMLWQVAYAEWVFPQVLWPDFRAPDFLAHLHAYRRRDRRFGGVPARTNGDRS, encoded by the coding sequence GTGCGTGCGGGACCGCGGCACGTGGCGTGCGTGATGGACGGCAACGGCCGGTGGGCACAGCAGCGTTCGCTTCCCCGTACGGCGGGTCACCGGGCCGCGGAGGCCGCGGTCATCGACGTCATCGAGGCGGCCAGGACCGCCGGCGTGGAGTGGCTCAGCCTGTACGCCTTCTCCACCGAGAACTGGATCCGCCCCGGCACTGAGGTCGAGTTCCTGATGCGGCTGGTGCGCAGGGTCGTGCGCACGCATGCGCCGCTGCTGCTCGCGCGCGGCATCCGCTGCCGTTTCCTCGGGGTCGCCGACCCGCGCATCCCCCGTGCACTGGCCCGGGACTTCTACGATCTGGCGGAGCTCACCGCCGGCAACCGGGGGATGACGCTCACCGTCGCCTTCGACCACGGCGGGCGCCGGGACATCGTCGAGGCCGCCAGGTCGCTGATCCGTAGCGGGACGCCCGCCGACGAGGTGACTGAGCGGCTCTTCGCGGACCACCTGCCCTTCCCCGACACCCCCAACGTGGATCTGGTCATCCGCACCTCGGGTGAGCAGCGCATCTCCAACTTCATGCTCTGGCAGGTCGCCTACGCCGAGTGGGTCTTCCCCCAGGTGCTGTGGCCGGACTTCCGGGCTCCCGACTTCCTCGCCCACCTGCACGCCTACCGGCGCCGCGACCGCCGCTTCGGCGGCGTACCCGCCCGGACGAACGGAGACCGGTCATGA
- a CDS encoding oxidoreductase: MGWTATDIPDQHGRTALVTGANGGLGLVTARNLAVKGTHVVMAVRNQRKAAAAAEKIRTTVPGASLEIVAVDLSSQASVKEAAGQVLASHDRLDLLVNNAGVMAIGEARTVDGFEMQFAVDHLGHWTLTALLLPALLRTPGSRVVTVTSTAHHLGRAVDVTNPHLEGRYGPWRAYGQAKLANFHFGLGLHRELRRAGAGTASLIAHPGLSHTDLQAVSVQGSEGGASQRFFHALAQRTGMSADDGALPQLRAATDPAAKGGEFYGPLWGNNGPPVRKPVLRRIGRDRAVAKLWKVSERETGVALDVRTPAGA, encoded by the coding sequence ATGGGCTGGACCGCAACCGACATCCCTGACCAGCACGGCCGCACGGCCCTGGTCACCGGCGCCAACGGCGGGCTCGGACTGGTGACCGCCAGGAACCTGGCGGTCAAGGGAACGCACGTCGTGATGGCCGTGCGGAATCAGAGGAAAGCCGCTGCCGCGGCCGAGAAGATCCGGACGACGGTCCCGGGTGCCTCGCTGGAGATTGTCGCGGTCGACCTGTCCTCGCAGGCGTCCGTGAAAGAGGCCGCCGGGCAGGTCCTCGCCTCTCACGACCGGCTCGACCTTCTGGTCAACAATGCGGGAGTGATGGCGATCGGCGAGGCGCGGACGGTCGACGGCTTCGAGATGCAGTTCGCCGTCGACCACCTGGGCCACTGGACCCTGACCGCGCTCCTGCTGCCCGCACTGCTGCGCACGCCCGGATCCCGCGTCGTGACCGTGACCAGCACCGCCCACCATCTGGGCCGCGCCGTCGACGTGACCAACCCCCATCTGGAGGGCCGCTACGGGCCGTGGCGCGCGTACGGGCAGGCGAAGCTGGCCAACTTCCACTTCGGGCTCGGACTCCACCGCGAGCTGCGGCGGGCGGGCGCGGGCACGGCAAGCCTGATCGCGCATCCGGGCCTGTCCCACACCGACTTGCAGGCGGTCAGCGTGCAGGGTTCGGAAGGCGGCGCCTCCCAGCGGTTCTTCCATGCCCTGGCACAGCGCACCGGCATGTCCGCCGACGACGGCGCGCTGCCGCAGCTCCGCGCCGCCACCGACCCGGCGGCCAAAGGCGGTGAGTTCTACGGGCCGCTGTGGGGCAACAACGGTCCCCCGGTCCGCAAGCCGGTGCTGCGCAGGATCGGGAGGGACCGGGCCGTCGCGAAGCTCTGGAAGGTCTCCGAGCGCGAGACCGGTGTCGCCCTCGACGTCCGCACCCCCGCCGGCGCGTAG